A DNA window from Planctomycetaceae bacterium contains the following coding sequences:
- a CDS encoding argininosuccinate synthase, whose translation MGESVVLAYSGGLDTSVLVGWLQDEGYDVHCLYVDLGQPCEDRPAILKKALDIGAKSSELVDAREEMCRDIAFPVLQWQARYEGIYLLGTSIARPLIAKVCLQRAREVGAVAFAHGATGKGNDQCRFQLAAEALDPKVKIIAPWRIERFREQFPGRAEMLDYCEQKKIPVKATARKPYSSDENCLHISYEAGDLEDPTVDGETVIDFGMTVSAKEAPDSEEVVKIGFEAGVPISVNGRKLSPAAIVAELNTIGGRNGCGRIDIVENRFVGMKSRGVYEAPGMTLLYAAHQAMEQLTLDRDLTHLRDQLSPVVAEMVYYGFWYCAKMDALLAFIREAEKPVTGEVTLTLYKGNIRVSSRTSPNSLYNAEIASMEKGGSYNQTDAEGFLRIMGLPGRVQGSVRPREY comes from the coding sequence GTGGGGGAATCAGTTGTACTGGCATACAGCGGCGGGCTGGACACATCGGTCCTGGTCGGCTGGCTGCAGGACGAAGGCTATGACGTGCATTGTCTGTACGTTGATCTCGGCCAGCCGTGCGAAGATCGTCCGGCGATCCTGAAAAAGGCGCTGGACATCGGAGCGAAGTCGTCGGAACTCGTCGATGCGCGGGAAGAAATGTGCCGCGATATCGCGTTTCCCGTGCTGCAGTGGCAGGCTCGGTACGAAGGCATCTATCTTCTGGGAACCTCCATCGCGCGCCCGCTGATCGCGAAGGTTTGTCTGCAAAGAGCTCGTGAAGTGGGAGCCGTCGCGTTTGCTCACGGCGCTACCGGCAAGGGAAATGACCAGTGCCGGTTTCAGTTGGCGGCGGAGGCTCTTGACCCCAAAGTGAAAATCATCGCTCCGTGGCGGATTGAGCGATTTCGCGAACAGTTTCCTGGTCGCGCCGAAATGCTGGACTATTGCGAGCAGAAGAAGATTCCCGTCAAGGCAACCGCGCGAAAGCCCTATTCCAGCGACGAAAACTGCCTGCACATCAGCTACGAGGCCGGTGACCTGGAAGACCCAACCGTCGACGGCGAAACCGTGATCGATTTCGGAATGACTGTCTCCGCGAAGGAAGCGCCGGATTCCGAGGAGGTCGTGAAAATCGGCTTCGAAGCTGGTGTTCCAATCAGCGTCAACGGCCGGAAGCTCTCGCCGGCGGCCATCGTCGCGGAACTGAACACGATCGGCGGACGCAACGGCTGCGGTCGGATCGACATTGTCGAAAACCGTTTCGTCGGAATGAAGAGCCGCGGTGTCTATGAAGCACCGGGAATGACGCTGCTGTATGCCGCTCATCAGGCGATGGAACAACTGACGCTGGACCGCGACCTGACTCACCTGCGCGATCAGCTCAGCCCGGTCGTCGCGGAAATGGTGTATTACGGATTCTGGTACTGTGCAAAGATGGACGCCCTGCTGGCCTTCATCCGCGAAGCCGAAAAGCCGGTCACCGGCGAAGTCACGCTGACGCTGTACAAGGGCAATATTCGTGTCAGCAGCCGCACGTCGCCGAACAGCCTGTACAACGCGGAAATCGCCAGCATGGAAAAAGGCGGCAGCTACAATCAGACGGACGCCGAAGGTTTTCTGCGGATCATGGGCCTGCCGGGGCGGGTTCAGGGATCGGTCAGGCCAAGGGAGTATTGA
- a CDS encoding Glu/Leu/Phe/Val dehydrogenase dimerization domain-containing protein, translating to MTPFESACHYFETAAAIMDLSPNMRKLLRTPEREVKVQVAMKLDNGEIATFVGYRIQHNSARGPMKGGLRYHHEVDADEVLALASLMTWKTAVAALPFGGAKGGIAVNPKDLSPHELEQITRRFTDEIQDIIGPDKDIPAPDMGTNAQVMAWIVNQYEKFHGFNPACVTGKPLELHGADGREEATGRGVGLLTEALLSKAGRSLQDVTVAIQGFGNVGSFAASYIHEHGGKVVAISDVSGARFDANGIDIPAALAHVREHRSLETFDAESRISNAELLTLDADVLIPAALGGVLTAENAHDVRAKFIIEAANGPVTPEADEILKDRDIVILPDILANAGGVTVSYFEWVQNQQYFKWDLERTRQELHKTLTGSFDKMWQIALDKHIPLRTAAYLMGIGRVGRATVLAGI from the coding sequence ATGACCCCCTTCGAATCCGCCTGCCACTACTTCGAAACGGCGGCAGCCATCATGGATCTTTCGCCCAACATGCGAAAGCTGCTGCGGACTCCCGAGCGGGAAGTGAAGGTCCAGGTCGCCATGAAGCTGGACAACGGTGAGATCGCTACCTTTGTCGGCTATCGAATCCAGCACAACAGTGCTCGCGGGCCGATGAAGGGAGGCCTGCGGTATCACCACGAAGTCGACGCCGACGAAGTGCTGGCTCTGGCTTCGCTGATGACATGGAAAACAGCCGTCGCCGCGCTGCCGTTTGGCGGTGCCAAGGGCGGTATCGCCGTCAATCCGAAGGATCTGAGCCCGCATGAGCTTGAACAGATTACCCGCCGATTCACCGACGAGATTCAGGACATCATTGGTCCGGACAAGGACATTCCCGCTCCCGACATGGGCACCAATGCTCAGGTAATGGCGTGGATTGTGAATCAGTACGAAAAGTTTCACGGCTTCAATCCGGCGTGTGTCACCGGCAAGCCTCTGGAACTTCACGGCGCTGATGGTCGGGAAGAAGCCACCGGTCGAGGCGTGGGCCTGCTGACGGAAGCCCTGCTTTCAAAAGCCGGACGGTCACTGCAAGACGTGACCGTGGCGATTCAGGGATTCGGCAACGTCGGATCTTTCGCCGCGTCGTACATTCACGAACACGGCGGAAAGGTGGTTGCAATTTCGGATGTCAGCGGAGCCAGGTTCGATGCGAACGGAATCGATATTCCGGCGGCGCTGGCTCATGTGAGAGAACACCGTTCACTGGAAACGTTCGATGCGGAGTCCCGAATTTCAAACGCCGAATTGCTGACACTGGATGCGGACGTGCTGATTCCCGCGGCTCTGGGAGGAGTCCTGACGGCTGAGAATGCTCACGATGTTCGCGCGAAGTTCATCATCGAAGCCGCCAATGGCCCTGTGACTCCCGAAGCCGATGAAATCCTGAAGGATCGGGACATTGTGATCCTGCCCGATATTCTGGCGAACGCAGGCGGCGTCACGGTCAGCTATTTCGAATGGGTACAGAATCAGCAATACTTCAAATGGGATCTGGAACGCACGCGACAGGAACTTCACAAGACACTGACCGGCAGTTTCGACAAGATGTGGCAGATCGCTCTCGATAAACATATTCCGCTGCGAACCGCCGCCTATCTGATGGGAATCGGCCGAGTCGGGCGGGCGACGGTTCTGGCCGGGATCTGA
- a CDS encoding cyclic nucleotide-binding domain-containing protein codes for MTIEKLSPFHIFSGLERDDAQAICSAFKTDTYDPGEDVLHEGASIPALWIILSGECEVFRSCPKNGTYRLAELKAGDVFGEMSFFHPAPHSATVRAVTPLTVGCYGRSDFLKLAEQSPQAAFRVSSNVAAVLSERLRSMDNWICELMSHPDAGHRRDEWQTFRSAVYSNWDF; via the coding sequence ATGACGATTGAAAAACTTTCGCCGTTTCACATCTTCTCCGGTCTGGAACGAGACGATGCTCAGGCCATCTGCAGCGCATTCAAGACGGATACCTACGATCCCGGTGAAGACGTTCTGCACGAAGGAGCATCCATTCCGGCGCTGTGGATCATCCTGTCCGGCGAGTGTGAAGTCTTTCGATCGTGTCCGAAAAACGGCACGTATCGACTTGCGGAACTGAAGGCCGGCGACGTCTTCGGAGAAATGTCGTTCTTCCATCCCGCTCCGCATTCCGCCACCGTTCGGGCAGTCACACCGCTGACGGTTGGCTGCTACGGCAGAAGCGATTTTCTGAAACTGGCCGAACAGAGTCCACAGGCCGCGTTTCGTGTTTCTTCAAACGTCGCCGCGGTGCTGTCGGAACGACTGCGAAGCATGGACAACTGGATTTGCGAACTGATGAGCCATCCGGATGCCGGTCACCGCCGGGACGAATGGCAGACGTTTCGGTCTGCGGTTTACTCGAATTGGGACTTCTAA
- a CDS encoding glutamate-5-semialdehyde dehydrogenase — protein MTTQSMAKATDLNTYARDVAERSRAAARELAVVTGEQKLRWLKRCAEQLVTRSGDILAANAQDLVAGEQKGLSSAMIDRLRLTDDRLKSLAQAVLGIGSLPDPVGEVIESSKRPNGLLITKVRVPLGVVFFIYESRPNVTVDAAALCVKSGNAVILRGGSEAHHSNRALFQILHDSLTAEGMPADAVQLVETTDRAAVGSFLKLGSLIDVTIPRGGRSLIERVAREATMPVIKHFDGICHVFIDASADPEMAVNITVNSKCQRPGVCNAAETLLIHRDAAPAIWPKLASELKQHGVELRCCSESAAMVDGCRAATEDDYGTEFLDLILAVKIVNSVAEAVEHIRKFGSGHTDAIVTNDLRSAESFQSRVDSSAVVINASTRFNDGGEFGLGAEIGISTDRFHARGPCGLREITSYKYVVHGSGQVRS, from the coding sequence ATGACGACTCAGTCGATGGCGAAGGCAACCGATCTCAACACGTATGCTCGCGATGTCGCCGAGCGGTCGCGCGCGGCGGCGCGGGAACTTGCCGTCGTGACCGGTGAACAAAAGCTGCGATGGCTGAAACGATGTGCCGAGCAACTCGTCACGCGGTCCGGCGACATCCTTGCAGCAAACGCGCAGGACCTGGTGGCCGGCGAACAGAAGGGGCTCAGTTCCGCGATGATCGACCGGCTGCGGCTGACCGATGACCGGTTGAAAAGTCTCGCTCAGGCGGTGCTGGGAATCGGAAGCCTGCCTGATCCGGTCGGTGAAGTCATCGAAAGCAGCAAGCGTCCCAATGGTCTGCTGATTACCAAAGTACGAGTTCCGCTGGGAGTCGTGTTCTTCATCTACGAATCCCGTCCGAATGTCACCGTCGATGCCGCTGCGCTGTGCGTCAAAAGCGGCAATGCCGTGATTCTGCGAGGCGGCAGCGAGGCACATCACAGCAATCGAGCGCTGTTTCAGATTCTGCACGACTCGCTGACTGCGGAAGGAATGCCGGCCGACGCCGTCCAGCTCGTGGAAACCACCGATCGCGCGGCTGTGGGTTCCTTTCTGAAACTCGGAAGTCTGATCGACGTCACGATTCCCCGCGGCGGGCGGTCACTCATCGAACGTGTCGCCCGTGAAGCGACCATGCCCGTGATCAAGCACTTCGACGGGATCTGTCATGTCTTTATTGATGCTTCCGCCGATCCGGAAATGGCCGTGAACATTACCGTCAACAGCAAGTGTCAGCGGCCCGGTGTCTGCAATGCTGCCGAAACGCTGCTGATTCACCGGGACGCGGCACCAGCGATCTGGCCGAAACTTGCCAGCGAACTGAAGCAGCACGGCGTGGAATTGCGCTGTTGCTCCGAAAGTGCCGCGATGGTGGACGGCTGCCGGGCGGCGACCGAAGATGACTACGGCACCGAATTCCTGGACCTGATTCTTGCTGTAAAGATCGTGAATTCCGTTGCTGAGGCGGTCGAGCACATTCGAAAGTTCGGTTCCGGGCACACCGACGCCATTGTGACAAATGACCTGCGGTCCGCGGAGTCCTTCCAAAGCCGCGTCGATTCGTCAGCGGTGGTGATCAATGCCAGCACACGGTTTAATGACGGCGGCGAGTTCGGGCTGGGGGCGGAAATCGGAATCAGTACCGATCGATTTCATGCCCGCGGACCCTGCGGATTGCGGGAAATCACGAGCTACAAGTACGTCGTCCACGGTTCCGGACAGGTTCGGTCATGA
- the rpmI gene encoding 50S ribosomal protein L35 — protein MPKQKTHKGMKRRFKITASGKAKHRSAFRGHLLSGKSAKRKRHLRNHGIVDGQDAKNIIEALRPSL, from the coding sequence ATGCCAAAGCAGAAAACACACAAGGGAATGAAGCGCCGCTTCAAGATCACGGCGTCCGGCAAGGCTAAACACCGCAGTGCGTTTCGAGGTCACCTGCTGAGTGGAAAAAGCGCCAAGCGGAAGCGTCATCTGCGGAATCACGGGATCGTCGACGGACAGGACGCGAAGAATATCATCGAAGCCCTGCGTCCCAGCCTGTAG
- the rplT gene encoding 50S ribosomal protein L20 has protein sequence MRVTTGKARRRSKKRLFKEARGNVGGRSKLLRTVKETILRSRAFAYRDRRVRKRDFRRLWITRLSAACAERGISYSRFIHALEAANIRLNRKSLSELAISDPKVFDEIVNAVKSAKAAA, from the coding sequence ATGCGTGTCACCACGGGAAAAGCCCGGCGTCGTTCCAAGAAGCGGCTGTTTAAGGAAGCCCGCGGCAATGTGGGCGGCCGTAGCAAATTGCTGCGGACGGTTAAGGAAACAATCCTGCGGTCTCGCGCCTTCGCGTATCGGGATCGCCGGGTGCGCAAACGCGACTTCAGACGCCTGTGGATTACCAGACTTTCCGCGGCATGCGCCGAGCGGGGGATTTCCTATTCGCGGTTCATCCACGCTCTTGAAGCGGCAAACATCCGTCTGAACCGGAAATCTCTCAGTGAACTGGCGATCTCTGACCCGAAGGTGTTTGACGAAATCGTCAACGCCGTAAAGTCGGCGAAGGCCGCCGCCTGA
- the pheS gene encoding phenylalanine--tRNA ligase subunit alpha codes for MDILKAFEDYQAAALAAISTASTAEQLEAVRIEFLGQKKGKLRDLQGLVGKASKEEKPVVGKRFNEVRSVVTAALDEAVGRVQAGVQTSAAGFDVTLPGSHPRLAALHPVTRTIQHFRELMGRFGFEVVEGPEIEDERHNFEALNIPEDHPARDSLDNFYIATAGLTAGGPVLLRSQTSTVQIRTMENVKPPIRIVSLGRVYRPDTIDATHSCMFHQMEGLMVDTNVTMAQLKTVLSLFARSFLGPDVQIRFRPSFFPFTEPSVEVDMKWGDTWMEIGGAGMVDPNVFRAVGYDPEAVTGFAFGLGIERFCMRYFEVDDIRRFYENDIRFLQQF; via the coding sequence ATGGACATCCTGAAAGCCTTCGAAGATTACCAGGCCGCGGCACTGGCCGCGATTTCCACGGCATCGACGGCTGAACAACTTGAGGCGGTACGGATTGAGTTTCTCGGCCAGAAAAAGGGGAAACTGCGGGATTTACAGGGACTTGTTGGCAAGGCTTCGAAGGAGGAGAAGCCTGTAGTCGGCAAGCGTTTCAACGAAGTTCGGTCTGTCGTGACCGCAGCGCTGGATGAAGCGGTTGGCAGAGTTCAGGCCGGCGTGCAGACATCGGCGGCGGGGTTTGACGTCACTTTGCCGGGGTCGCATCCACGCCTGGCAGCGCTGCATCCGGTGACAAGGACGATTCAGCACTTTCGCGAGTTGATGGGGCGATTTGGATTCGAAGTCGTTGAGGGGCCGGAGATCGAAGACGAACGCCATAACTTCGAAGCGCTGAACATTCCCGAAGATCATCCCGCCCGCGATTCCCTGGACAACTTCTATATTGCCACCGCCGGCCTGACAGCGGGTGGTCCCGTGCTGTTGCGCAGCCAGACGTCCACCGTGCAGATTCGGACGATGGAAAACGTTAAGCCACCCATCCGTATCGTGTCGCTGGGACGCGTGTACCGTCCGGATACGATTGATGCCACGCATTCGTGTATGTTCCACCAGATGGAAGGCCTGATGGTGGATACAAACGTCACGATGGCGCAGTTGAAAACGGTGCTCAGCCTTTTTGCTCGGTCGTTTCTGGGGCCCGACGTCCAGATTCGCTTCCGGCCATCGTTCTTTCCGTTCACCGAACCTTCTGTCGAGGTGGACATGAAGTGGGGCGATACCTGGATGGAAATCGGCGGTGCCGGAATGGTCGATCCCAACGTCTTTCGAGCGGTGGGTTACGATCCGGAAGCCGTCACCGGGTTCGCGTTCGGTCTTGGAATCGAGCGATTCTGCATGCGGTATTTCGAAGTCGACGACATTCGCCGATTCTACGAAAACGACATTCGATTCCTGCAGCAGTTCTAG